The following coding sequences are from one Beggiatoa alba B18LD window:
- a CDS encoding AAA family ATPase, translating into MSETIQSIIKELQAHISEQILGQASLVERLLIALLADGHLLVEGAPGLAKTRAIKVLSEGIEGDFHRIQFTPDLLPADLTGTEIYRPQDASFQFQQGPLFHHLVLADEINRAPAKVQSALLEAMAERQITVGRTTYALPTLFLVMATQNPIEQEGTYPLPEAQLDRFLMYVKITYPDPVHEKSILRLARQEALQANDSHTSRKVCPRVSQATIFEARQAILQLHLAEDLEDYLLQLVLATRNPRPYGDDLAKWIQYGASPRASIALERCARAHAWLAGRDFVAPEDIQAMAYDVLRHRILLNYEAEADGVSSDTVIAELLARIAVP; encoded by the coding sequence ATGAGTGAAACAATACAGTCTATCATCAAAGAATTGCAGGCGCATATCAGCGAGCAAATTTTAGGACAAGCGTCACTTGTTGAACGTTTATTGATTGCCTTATTAGCCGATGGGCATTTATTGGTTGAAGGTGCTCCTGGTTTGGCGAAAACACGGGCAATTAAAGTATTAAGTGAGGGAATTGAGGGGGATTTTCATCGAATTCAGTTTACCCCTGATTTATTGCCTGCGGATTTAACGGGGACAGAAATCTATCGCCCGCAAGATGCCAGTTTTCAATTTCAACAAGGTCCTTTATTTCATCATTTAGTCTTAGCGGATGAAATTAATCGCGCTCCCGCGAAAGTCCAATCGGCTTTATTAGAAGCAATGGCAGAGCGTCAGATTACTGTTGGGCGTACCACTTATGCATTACCTACTTTATTTTTAGTGATGGCGACACAAAACCCCATTGAGCAAGAGGGCACGTATCCATTGCCAGAAGCACAGCTCGACCGCTTTTTAATGTACGTCAAGATTACTTATCCCGACCCCGTGCATGAAAAATCTATTTTACGTTTAGCGCGTCAAGAAGCGTTGCAAGCTAATGATAGTCATACATCGCGCAAGGTTTGCCCCCGTGTCAGTCAAGCAACGATTTTTGAGGCACGACAAGCTATTTTACAATTGCATTTAGCTGAGGATTTAGAAGATTATTTATTGCAATTAGTCCTTGCAACACGTAATCCGCGCCCGTATGGGGATGATTTGGCAAAGTGGATACAATATGGTGCAAGTCCACGTGCGAGTATTGCCTTAGAACGTTGTGCGCGGGCTCATGCATGGTTAGCAGGTCGGGATTTTGTCGCGCCTGAGGATATTCAAGCGATGGCGTATGATGTTTTACGACATCGGATTTTATTAAATTATGAAGCAGAAGCGGATGGTGTCAGTAGTGACACGGTGATTGCTGAATTGTTAGCACGGATTGCTGTACCTTAA